The DNA segment gataaaacccgagtgtaacaactcaaataacatagccaaaggctattatgtcacagaatggcatgggaagccattaaacacagaatggcatgacgccatatgcagtactgctaacagaaccctattggcatgccaacctatccaaaccaatcttgctaggtatactagggcatattacacttttaagtttcacaattcttgaaattcaagtttttgtgttactattcaattcattagtcaaccaaaatgttgacttttacatggaaaataggtacattggttttaatactcccaacatactacattttgcattctaaaattgttggtatcggttgccaataccatttctaggcttaatgttaattggacagaattttcagttttcaagctttgtgtttactattccattagttatttttgcagtgggaatttggaaaaatgatcaacatgaaagttgttccttattttgtctagttgcatttccttttttgaatcactctatttggagttttgtagctcaagttatggcccaaaaaccacaattggccggattatgatttttccagaatttctggactgaccaaatcaatagtattaggagcagtgacttcaggtcactttttgaatatgttatggtcataatttgggtttggtttcttcatgaaagttgttggtctatatcttagcttgttgctggtaaaatttcaggtcatttaaacctttctacctgagttatgaccaaatgactaaacactgtttatttggtcattttgcctagcaaaatgcaggtcacccggattagggcaatcttttggtcaacttggtttggttttctaggcatggtttcttcaccaaagttgtgctattatgtgtctagtttcatgtccaattggccttgcaccaattgaatctctacaactccagttattactgcccaaacctgctggactcatgcctagtcctgcaggtcaccaagggcagccacaccaaactcaaatcccactacacaattcacttcattttttattcaaacaaaaccaaatggtcactaattgaccattaaaacctactttcatcatcacatgatcaaagtctcattttcatctcaaaccctaactcaaacatcatcaaccatgcattatcatttgcatttcatcactccactcaagagatgcatattgagggtagccatactaccattttaactccataaaaatcatcacaatcttaccccaaccaaggctaccgaaattatgggatggcatacaaatagtatttcataaatttctttgtaaattgtactcattcatagtccttaaatatgaatttaaagtgaaaaccaaggttaagtcacaaacctctaatggagtgagatttccaacttgctagggttcttctttttcttttctttttgctcccaaaaggctctctaagatgtaagaacacttttttgtgttgggaatatagaatttagttgggtaaaagttagggaaatcaagctttcaaaagcttgctcaTAGTGGCCATGAAGGGTATgtgtgacggcaagaagaagagtgGAGAGAgagttatgatttttttttttcatttttcagcccattaagtctcttttaaataaacttatgccatgtgtcaatattggattggttgggagaattttagtgacatcattatgatgtcataattccattttctttcattttctctccttttcttatctatttaatttcaattaaatttttaacaatatttattcatattttatgtcatagaaattatttatttaactggacaagttagtaaaaaatcatctttgaagacgaaatgatcaaaatgccctccgtttggcttaacgagccaaaattgtgtgtaccgatagaaaaatttttctaagtatttttttggcattctaatgccataagaacctcaatgacctttctttggagtcccagtaattattttaaaattttttccccgggtctagggtggctaacggccttcaccgtcacttccctttcaggttactcatccccggtgtttcggctcgtttaaccttagtgtatttcatttctataaattttccttgattgttatgagcattatttagtttctttataactccttgctctagtctatttaaaatttcaaacattctagctacccggactgacattgatcaccgaaacagtagactgtacggactagctgaagtgaggatgttacatccaTCTTGATTAGTTTGGCTATACTATGTGCGGATGATTTAACCGATCTCCCTATACTTGGATTTGATAATTATAGGTAGACATCAGGTTGCCAGTGCTCCGCTTGTCTTCCTACTGGGTCTAATCTCCACTAAACTGGGTTAgggcctgtttggattaactgttgaatacaactgatagctgttactgttagctgatagctgataactgatagctgatgatagctgttttatattaagtgtttggtaaaattatatttagctgttgctgttaatatgtgaaatgactaataagggtatatatcatataatttattttattatttaaataaatataaaattataaatttattacattatattatttattttattattaaattaaatatataattattaaataatatattatattatttaaataaatatataattattaatcttttatattatatcatttattttattattgaaataagaaaataattatttttttaagataattaaataatttaaaaaatatagataaaataataaaataattattattgttaatagaaaaatttataattaattttaagtttttggatataaataaatattttatattttatattattaataaaaaatattttaacaaaattgaaatacattaattaaaatattaaaattataaataaaaaaataaaaatattaataatattaattttcaagttaaataaaaaaggataatatgatcaaaataaaaaataaaatcagatcATTTATCACCGATGAGAAATAACTCTAAAAATAGAGTCGATACAAACCGCAATTGATTGGTATCATATCGATTGCCCATCactcaaattcaatttttaaacTTGCTAAACACCACATTTtacctgtttgggtgtctatcagctatcaactgaatccaacaggtaaaccaaacacccccttagTCATAATGTGTCCGTTCCAAAAGAAATCGGTTCGGACCTTGAGGTAGTACTATATCATGAATATTCTCCATTTCGAATTACAGTACATTACTAAGAGGAATTacaatgaaatttacaaattatttatcaAGAAAAATGGTTGTAAAAAtcgtataataatattaaattataagatattaatttaataactataaaaattttatctttaaataataatgtattaaaatatatattatcttTTCAAAATTatcccaaataaaaaaaaaatcaacagcaTTGAGTATTGAATGGAAGCACACATGCTGCGGTGGGCTACCAAAATGGCAAAACGACACGCACTCCTTAAAACCTATCCGTCGCCGTAATTGTACAATGCAAACATTGTGTCGTCACTATTGCTCTACCAAAATCACAAAATGTGCTCATTCTTTTATCAAGATTCAAAAATCCCTAACAAATATTTACCTAAAAGAATAATAAATTACTGACAAGGGCTTAAATGCAATGATTTCACCAACAATTTTAAGTAGTATTTAAAAATGTTTAACCAAATTAGCATTCATTTTCCTTTTATGAATTTGGATTATATTTGGTATGActatgtaatataattaattatataataaaataaatgatataatgtaTCATTATATTTCTATATTTAGTTATAAAATAGAAATGTAAATAATGTCATATAATGATAAATATTATTTCaatgtttaatttatttatagtattaataatAAATGATAATGACGACAATTATTAGTGATCAAGTTATAGTGGTGGTTTTGGCAATAGTGTCTAAGTGTGGTGTTGGTATCGATGGTGATCGGCTGGTGATAGCAATTGAGCAATAATAGTAGCGATAGTCAAGTAGTGGTAATGAtaatagtagtagtagtagtattaGTGATAGTGGCGATAATAGAATGATATTGATAGTGGTGATGATAATTATTAGTGATCAGGTTATAGTTGTGGTGTTAACAGTAGTGTCTAAGTGTGGCGCTAGTATCAGTGGTGGTCAAGTGGCGACAGCGATTGAGTTATGGTGGTAGAGATGGTCAAATGGCGGTAATGATGACAATAGTAATAATATTAGTGGTAGCGGTGACAATAGAATGATATTAATAATGGCGACAGTGGTTGTTATTAGCTGATGATGGCTAAGTGATAGCTAGATGGGGATGATACTAGTGGTGataataataatgcttaaatgatgatggtaataataataatagccaaATGATAATAGAAACGAAGTATTGTTAAAggtaaatgaaataaattaaaataaataattataattatatttatttttttaatataataaacacTGCGAttacttaaaatataaattttattacatTATTTTTTCTATACATTGTcaaacaaaataataaaataatttacatcTTTGATTTCATTATACTAAACATAGGCTTTGCTATTTAGGAAATTGTTTTTCAGTTTTTATAatgatattaatttataaaaatgaatTGAACATGGATTATTCTACATAATTGACTAAAAAATATTGCCTATATCTCActcacataataataataataataataataataataataataataataataaaataatggtAATCCAAACCGTTAAACATGTAATGGAAGAGCTTCATTTTAACCGTCTGCTGGACTGTCACCCAAAACTCTCCTCTATACAACAAATTTTCATTGCCAACTCCATTAGCCTCCTCTCCAAGGCCTcaaaattctctctctctctctctctctctctctctctctctctctctctccttttctccatatatataaaagagagaACACAGCACCAAATCTCATCTTCGTCATCCAAAAACCCCAATTCGCTCATCTCTCCTTCGATCCAATCCAacacctttctttttctttccctcCAATTCGATCTCATATATACTTATAAGCCCATAAGTCATCGATCCATGTATTGTTAATGAATCCATTTTTGTTCAAATTGAATCACAATTTTTATTTCTCTGATTCAATTGAATCGATCGTTTTGTGGATCCGTTTTTTGCTAGAAATGAGGCTGTAGAACTGGAAGATTAGATGATGGATGAATCTATGCTAGTgtaattcttttctttttctaacgAAAAATTTTACACAAAAAATAAGATGCCAGGAATAGCGCAGAGAAATGAGCAATTCAGTAATGCATCATCGGGCGTTTACTCGCTTTCAGCCAATGGATTCTGGTCAAAGCACCGTGACGATGTTAACTACAATCAGGTCCAGAAGGTCCTAGATTATTTCTTTTTGTGTCTATATATATGTTGGGATTGAATTGGATTACTGTTTTCTATCTAACTTGTGGCGagcttttatttttatctttggtTTATATGGGTACAGATTGGATCTTGCTTCTCAAATTAATCAGTGATGGTTTTATTTGTTgggttgttcttgatgtttgggTGTTATTTAGCATCTCTTTGTGTTTGGATTATTAGTGTTACGTTCACCAGATCCACTGTAATACCTTGTTTATGTTTTTACATATGCTGTTCAATTGATATTAGAGATTATGATTCTGGGGCTGTTACAATTACAAAAGTCTGCCAATGAATTGTTGcagttcattttttttttccattaaaaACGAAAGCTGATTCTCTCCATTATGCACGAACATTTTGGTGAATAAACTGCCTGTCCAGGAGTATGCATTTACAAGTTAGAGCAATTTGTCCATGAGAATTTTCAGGACTGTTTTAAATTAGTGAGTTGTGATCAGTCAGTAACAAAATTTTATGTACTTCATAGTTCTGGAGTGAGCTGTCACCACAAGCTAGACAGAAGCTTCTGCGGATTGACAAGCAAACCCTGTTTGAGCAAGCTCGTAAGAACATGTATTGTTCTAGATGCAATGGTTTATTACTCGAAGGTTTCTTGCAGATTGTTATGTATGGCAAGTCTTTGCAGCAAGAAGGGGTAGGGGGCCACCTTTCTTGCAATAGAACATCAGCCTCAGAAAATCAAAGTGATGGAGAACCAAATATGATGAATGGGTGCCAAGATGAAATTCAAGATCCATCGGTCCATCCCTGGGGGTGTCTGACCACTACACGTGATGGCTCTTTGACACTGTTGAATTGTTATTTGTATTCGAAGTCCCTTAAGGGTCTACAAAATGTGAGTGCTGATTCAATTTTATTGTCTCACACTTTTCTCTCTTCTGTTTTAGTGGCTCATTTCTGCTTGAAATCAGGTCTTTGACAGTGCAAGAGCAAGGGAACGGGAAAGGGAATTGCTCTATCCTGATGCCTGTGGTGGAGGAGGTCGGGGTTGGATAAGCCAAGCAATGGCAAGCTATGGTAGAGGACATGGAACAAGAGAAACATGTGCTCTACATACTGCGAGGCTTTCTTGTGACACATTAGTGGACTTCTGGTCAGCACTTGGAGAAGAGACTCGACAGTCTCTTTTAAGGATGAAGGAAGAGGATTTTATTGAGAGGCTCATGTACAGGTGTGTTTGAATGTGTGCATTTAGCCAATTGCATAGCCAATTGCTTATTCCTTACATACATCATTCATTTTGAAATTGGTGGAATAGAAAATGAGAACTCAAAGCTAGTTGGCCAATCTGCATTTATTGGAGCTTAAAGGTAATTACTGGCACTGGAGATGGTCATTGTGGTGACATTGGAAAAGAAGAAACTAAAATGTAATTTGACAGCATGAAAGACTTAAAATTTTCAGTATGGTGTGTAGAGAATGCAGATATGTGCCGTCTTCTTTTGAGAATTGCTGAAATCTTCTATTTCATGTCTTCGAATGCCATATAGTTATTACTTATTTGATCCTAGCAACCTCCCTGATAGATAACCTCTATAAAACAGAAACATCTGGACAGCATGCTGTTAGGAAGTTAGTGACTACATGTTTCACATTGAACTAAAAGGATGGAAAGCTATGTGACATTGGCCTGGTAGTTTTTACAGTTTCTTTCTTGGTGATATCTTAGCCTTTCTGCACCACAAATGTGGTATTGAAGCATTAAGAAACAGAGCTAGATGGCTGGAATAACTAAGAAATTGCAATACCCTAATGGGTAGCGGACGGTCATCCGTCATAAGATTATGTCTTTTGAAGGCTATTTTCAAGACATGATATAATAATTGTGGGAGAAGATTGAAGGATTAGACTGCCAATTTTCTTTATTGGAGGAGAGTTGTAAGATAAACATTTGCACTCAGGTTCTGAGGGTGCACTGAATAGGCCATTACGACACAACATGACTTGATGAATCATAAAGCACTAGTCTCTTTGtctaattcaaaaaaaaaaaagaaaaaaggaagaagaaaagaaaagaaaagaaaaaggattgATACTCGCTTCCTTCCAATTGCATATAATATTATGTCAACTAATTAATGTTTTTGCTTTGGGAATATAAGGTGACTTAGGTTATATTCCCCTGACCCATGATTACATGTGGTTTGTGGTGGATTATATCCTTCCATGTAAATTAGTCTATAATTCAAATGGATTGAGGCCACTTTGGCTTAGTTaaaaaggaaaaagggaaaacAGAAAAGAAAAGATAGAAACTTCAGAAGAGTAATGGACTTAAATTTTACCCTTTCCTTTCCACAGATAGTGATCAGGGAGAACTAAATGTCATTCCAAATGTTGAAATTGAAGAAAGTGGAATGATTGCATTCCGTAGACTAGTGTGAGAACTTTGGCGAAGAAATTGTACTGCTTTTTTATTTCACTAGGTAGTTAGGTCTTCCAGTGATCTTTAGGGAAGAGAAACATGTATGGGATTCATTCATCAAGTTAGCCTATATTATATCAATTAGCACTGTCTTTATTATCATTATTGTAGTTTTAGCTGTTATGGTGGTTGTTAAAGTGAGCCTCATGTTGAGCTGGATTCTGGTTAAAGAATTACAACCTTGTAAAACTATCATGCTAAAAAGTTGGAAAAATAATGGGAAAAAAATGTTGTGATGATGCCCCATATATTGGGCAGACATGATGGAATTAGATAATTTTAGAAGGTGAACAGATGTTATAACAAGGGCCTGGTtagatatttattttgatgtgctAGTAATACACGTAGTATTTTGCATTTAAGTTGTGGAATTCAAAAAGGGGAGTTGGGACAAGGGGAAATTCAAGGAGAGTAAGATAGAATACACATGGCCCAGTGTTAAGATTTGCTTTCCTAGTTTTGTGCACCCAAACCAGGTTTCGTCATTGAATCCTTATTACACTGTTATGGTTGTTAAAGTTATTCATCCTATGCTTTGTCATTCATGAGGCTATTCTTGTTTGAAGATTGAAGAAATCTATTGAGGAAGTAttgctatgaaaaaaaaaattcagttaaTTGTGCTCAATAGCTAGTCCTTTTGTGATTTCCTTTTTCTACAACTTTGCGTTCTGGTTGATAATTTGTGCGTTttcttttgaaaaaaataaaagccAAAAGCTTTAACTATAATATATTACtcctaaaatttttttatgaaggTTTGGCAAATATATATGCTACTGGTTAAAGCGGCTTTTTCTTTATTTCCTATTTATGTACTGATAGTTCTCATGCTGCATGTTTTTTTCCTTTCAGGATTTGGTGTTCAATTCTAACTTCTTTTCTTCAATAAAATGTGTCTTCTTGCCACAGGTTTGACAGCAAAAGATTTTGTAGAGATTGTAGAAGGAATGTTATTCGTGAGTTCAAGGAGCTAAAGGAGCTCAAGCGCATGCGGCGAGAACCTCGCTGCACCAGTTGGTTTTGTGTTGCAGACACAGCTTTCCAGTATGAGGTGCTGCttttattttctaaatctgtGTGGTTTTGTGGTGCTGAAGAGTGAAGATATAAGTGTCACCAGAGAAGTGCCAATCATGTTATTGGTTTTATTACTAGCTCATATATTAATTACGATTTGATGAAAATTCATTGCATATATGATTGACATGATACATATTTTTTCTACCATTTCCTCAGGTGTCTGATGACACAATCCTGGCTGATTGGCACCAAACTTTTGCTGATACTGTCGGATCATATCATCACTTTGAATGGGCTGTTGGAACAGGAGAAGGAAAATCTGACATTCTAGAATTTGAAAACGTAGGCATGAATGGAAGTGTTCAAGTTCATGGCCTAGATCTTGGAGGTTTAACAGCATGTTTTATCACCTTGAGGGCTTGGAAACTAGATGGCCGCTGTACTGAGCTATCTGTAAAGGCTCATGCATTAAGGGGTCAACAATGTGTGCATTGCAGGCTAATTGTAGGTGATGGTTTTGTTACAATTACTAGAGGGGAAAGCATCAGAAGGTTTTTTGAACATGCCGAAGAGGCTGAGGAAGACGAGGTAGTTCAGGTTTATTTATACCTATTTTTCCTGAGTCAAATATTTTTCTGAAATAATTCTTTTTACATTGTAGTTAATTTTAATCTTTATGTTTTCTGCATCTAGGATGATGATTCCATGGACAGGGATGGAAATGAGCTGGATGGAGAATGCTCCCGTCCCCAAAAGCATGCGAAGAGTCCTGAACTTGCTCGAGAATTTCTTCTAGATGCTGCAACTGTTATTTTCAAGGAACAGGCATGTTTCATAGTTTTGCAATATGCTGGCTTTTCTTTgtgattgtttgttaagaagtgAATGATAAGTTATTTAGAGCTGTCATTTCCAGTATGGAGCTTTTGAATCCAAAATGTGCATATGATGCCTTCTATCATTGGGAGAGTATGTGGTAGTTTGCACGAGGGAAAGAGGTACCAGTTAAAAATATTAATGGAAAGGAATATTATTAACAGTTGTGTAGCCTTAAGTTGCTTTTCCAATTACAGAGAAAGAAATAATAATTGGCATTGAGCCTGTAATTGCTGTCTTGATCGTTGAGTTGCATATAAATATTTGCACTGTAAGTTCAGCAAGAGGAATGCAGAGTCAATGAATGAAACATGCAGGATGTAAATTCTCCATATGAGTGTTTTGGGGCAAGGTCAAAGAGAGAGTTCTTGCAATGACATAGATGGAATTACTGAAGGAATGTGATTGAAAGGTTGTGCAATCTATAGGTCCTTTTTAAATCTGGCCTTGTTGGGGGGTGGGTTGGTGGGGTGTTTTAATTATAAGCTTAGGCATGTAATAGGGCCATTCTTTTAGCCGACTATATAATAAATTGATTTGTCAGGTGATCTCTTTTTGTTAACTGCACTCTAATATCTGCATTCCTTCTGGCCTTGACAATAAAAACTGGTTATCTATTAAATAAATCTGATTTCAGGAAAAACTCAGCCATTTTTTCGGATAATCTCCCCCCACCCCTTTTCTCTGTCGCCCTTGTCATTGCCCTCAGTATAAATAGATCATTGGTGCAACAAAATCTTCACTCATCTGGATTTGCTAGAAGATGATGAATAGGTATCACCATGGTGTAGATTCTGTTGCAATGTGTACAAGAAAATGCAGCTGTGTTTCTGTATATTTGAATTTTCAATTTCCACAACTTATTCCATTTGATACATTTTTCAGGTTGAAAAGGCTTTCAGAGAAGGAACTGCCCGCCAAAATGCACACAGTATCTTTGTTTGCCTTGCATTAAAACTGCTGGAAGAGCGTGTTCATGTTGCATGCAAAGAAATTATCACATTGGAAAAGCAGGTATTACTACATGTGATTTAGGATAAGATTTCAAATGAGTTGTAAATCAAAACTGGGGGAGTATTGATTTTCCTTTTTTAGAAGAAATATATGAAACAATTGCCATTCTTCCCCACAGATGAAACTTCTTGAagaagaggaaaaggaaaagCGTGATGAAGAAGAACGCAAGGagagaagaagaacaaaagaaagagagaaaaagctTCGAAGAAAGGAGAGGTTAAAAGGGAAGGAAAGGGATAAAGAAAAGAGGTGCTCCGAATCAAATGATTGTCTTGAAGTTTCAAAGGATGAAACATCAGCAAGTGTTGATGAGGAACCTAATAATGCTGTCAGCTGTAGGGATTTAGTTAGTGAAACTGGTGACATTTCTCCGTCCAGGCCTGGATCTCCTATTATtcaagaacaattctcaaatgggtATGCCATTTCCGCAATGCTAAACAACTCCTGTGGTAGTCCTGATGGAGAAGTCACTAATTTGAAAGACTCTTTTATGATTGAACAATCAAAATTTTCTCGTCGGATATTGAAATTTCGGAAAGAAGTTCCACTTGATCCCTCTTTGAAGTGGTCTGATAGACGCCAACTTGCAGTTGTTTCAGAAAATGGGGCTACAGTTAATAGATCTGAGTCGAGACCTTACAGTGACAATTTTGAGACTCCTCCAAGGGGTGTCAATGGATTGAATAGGCAGTCAAGGATAAATGGACAGAAGTCCAATGGTCGAAATTGTGGCCATAAGTTTAATGAGAAGTTTCATTGTCTTAACAACAGGATGAATGACAGATATGACTTCCATTCTTGCAGCTGTCACCAAAAAAATGAATACAGGGTGAAGGTTGAATCACATGTTTCTGCAGTAAGAATTGGCCGAGATAGCAAGTCTGTTGGTAAGTCAGAATCTACGCTGGATATGTCCAAGCAATTTTATCGTGGGAACAAGTATGGGCAACTAGATTACATGCGTGAAGGTTGTGTAAGACCCAAAAGCAAAATCGTCACAATGAAGAATTCTTCTAGCAGAGATTTGCTTCATTCTAAGAAAGTTTGGGAGCCTATGGAATCACACAAAAAGTATGCTCGGAGCAACTCAGACTGTGATGTTACCTTGAGGTCATCTGCTTTCAAGGTTGAAGAATTAGAACCTGATAGTAACATATTCAAGTTTTTTCCTGGTGACAAGTGTTATAGTGAAGTTACTGGAAATTTTAGTGAAATTGATAATGAGGAGAATAACATGGAGGAATCAGGAAACTCTAACTTCAGTATAAATAAAGGCTGCCAGAATGGACACAATGTGGTAGTGAAGGAACCTTGCTACTCAACAGAAACTCCTTATGAGGAAATTGGTTCATGTCTTGCAAAGAACTCTGTCTTGAGTGGGATTTCTGATCCTAGCATAGGTAGCACTTCAAATTCTGATAACTGTTCATCATGCCTTAGTGAGGGAGATAGCAATACAGCCTCTTCGAACCATGGAAATCTTGAATCCTCATCCACATCAGATTCAGAAGATAGTAGTCAACAATCAGAAGGAAAAGAAACCTCACTATGTCAAAATGGTTTCTCCAATTCTCATGAGGTGACCACAGACAACAATCGAAGTGCGAATGGAGGCGGTCAATTTGGAGGCAGGGAATTGTTTGGGCTTCCACCGGATGGTCTGAGAACGAATGCTTTGGGAAATCTGCCAACAAAAACTGTGCAAAATACTGATAATGGAATACCAACTGTTGCTATTGGTTCTCAACATCAAGGCATGTTTCCATCTATGCAAAACCAAAATTTACAATTTCCAGTCTTTCAAGCTCCTTCACTGAATTACTACCATCAAAATCCAGTTGGTTGGCCAGCTGTTCCGCCTAATGGATTCATGCCCTTTCCCCACACTAACCACTATCTATATGCTGGCCCTCTTAGCTATGG comes from the Hevea brasiliensis isolate MT/VB/25A 57/8 chromosome 5, ASM3005281v1, whole genome shotgun sequence genome and includes:
- the LOC110656641 gene encoding uncharacterized protein LOC110656641; its protein translation is MPGIAQRNEQFSNASSGVYSLSANGFWSKHRDDVNYNQVQKFWSELSPQARQKLLRIDKQTLFEQARKNMYCSRCNGLLLEGFLQIVMYGKSLQQEGVGGHLSCNRTSASENQSDGEPNMMNGCQDEIQDPSVHPWGCLTTTRDGSLTLLNCYLYSKSLKGLQNVFDSARARERERELLYPDACGGGGRGWISQAMASYGRGHGTRETCALHTARLSCDTLVDFWSALGEETRQSLLRMKEEDFIERLMYRFDSKRFCRDCRRNVIREFKELKELKRMRREPRCTSWFCVADTAFQYEVSDDTILADWHQTFADTVGSYHHFEWAVGTGEGKSDILEFENVGMNGSVQVHGLDLGGLTACFITLRAWKLDGRCTELSVKAHALRGQQCVHCRLIVGDGFVTITRGESIRRFFEHAEEAEEDEDDDSMDRDGNELDGECSRPQKHAKSPELAREFLLDAATVIFKEQVEKAFREGTARQNAHSIFVCLALKLLEERVHVACKEIITLEKQMKLLEEEEKEKRDEEERKERRRTKEREKKLRRKERLKGKERDKEKRCSESNDCLEVSKDETSASVDEEPNNAVSCRDLVSETGDISPSRPGSPIIQEQFSNGYAISAMLNNSCGSPDGEVTNLKDSFMIEQSKFSRRILKFRKEVPLDPSLKWSDRRQLAVVSENGATVNRSESRPYSDNFETPPRGVNGLNRQSRINGQKSNGRNCGHKFNEKFHCLNNRMNDRYDFHSCSCHQKNEYRVKVESHVSAVRIGRDSKSVGKSESTLDMSKQFYRGNKYGQLDYMREGCVRPKSKIVTMKNSSSRDLLHSKKVWEPMESHKKYARSNSDCDVTLRSSAFKVEELEPDSNIFKFFPGDKCYSEVTGNFSEIDNEENNMEESGNSNFSINKGCQNGHNVVVKEPCYSTETPYEEIGSCLAKNSVLSGISDPSIGSTSNSDNCSSCLSEGDSNTASSNHGNLESSSTSDSEDSSQQSEGKETSLCQNGFSNSHEVTTDNNRSANGGGQFGGRELFGLPPDGLRTNALGNLPTKTVQNTDNGIPTVAIGSQHQGMFPSMQNQNLQFPVFQAPSLNYYHQNPVGWPAVPPNGFMPFPHTNHYLYAGPLSYGLNGNSRLCMQYSPVQHLATPIFNPGPVPVYQPVGKTNGLNSEEQRKMCMEQEALKEAKTEKVASAGSRPTEVLPSGEGGKVDNSAKSLVSNTSFSLFHFGGPVALSTGCKPDYVPSEDGIVGDLSSKVSADQVENDPACNKKEATMEEYNLFAASNGIRFSFF